GGTCGAACTCACCGGGGCCTATGCTCGCGCGGGACAAGGCCTGGAATCGGACTTCGATCGCGCGCAGACCGAACTATCGCTGCGCGAGACCGACCTTCTGCGGGCGCAAGAAACGGCCCAGGTCGCCTCGGCTCGTCTTGCGACTCAATTGCGACTCGATCCGGCGGAGCCAATTCTGGTGCAAGAGCCCGTGCCATTGCCAATTCGGCTTTTCGGACCCGATCATCCCACAGCTGACTTGGTTGCTGAGGGGTTGTCGTCTCGCCCCGAGTTGGCCGAAAGTCGCTGGCTGGTAACTGAGGCCGCTGAGCGACTACGCCGCGAGAAGTATGCTCCTTTGCTGCCGAGCCTGCTACTGGGCGTCAGCTACAACGGCATAAGTGGTGGACAAGGAACCAACTTCACTCCCTTCAAGGATCGCCTCGATGCCGATGCGATTGCTTACTGGGAACTGCGCAACTTCGGTTTTGGCGATCGGGCCGCACGCAACGAAGCAGGCGCGCGCGTTGAACAAGCCCGCTGGCGCGAAGTGGCAGCGCTCGATCGCGTGGCGGGTGAAATTGTCGAAGCGCACGCGCGGGTTCGCTCGCGCACTCAGCAGATTGTCATCGCTGAAAAAGGAGTCGCTTCGGCCGTCGAATCGTACCGCCGCAATCTGCTCCGGATCGAAAACTCGCAAGGACTGCCCATTGAAACGCTGCAAGCGATCCAAGCTTTGGGGCTCGCGCGACGCGACTACTTGCGGACGGTCATCGACTTCAACATTGCCCAGTTTCAGCTGCTGCGTGCCATTGGCGGCGGTAGTCCGCGTTTCTTAGGTGTCGAGGCGACTGCTCCTCCTGCTGGACAATAACGGTCCATCTGCAATCATCAGGGTGTCGCCAGGCACGAGGCTTCCCTTCTCGCCTCGCCCCCAGCCCTCCGATGTGGTGAATCATGAATCCTGTAATCTTTGCGATGCGTCGACCGCTCACGGTCATCGTCGCAATCATCGCGGTGCTGCTGGCAGCCGGCGTGGCGGTGCGACCCAAAGCAGTCGATCAATACCTGGCGAAGTACAACATCGAGTTGCCCCTCAAGCGGATGCCGGTCGATATCTTTCCCGCGCTGAACCTGCCGGTGATCTACGTCTGCCAACCATACGGCGGCATGGACCCAGCCCAGATGGAAGGGCTGATTACCAACTATTACGAGTATCACTTTCTCTACATCAGCGGCATTCATCACGTCGAGAGCAAGAACGTGCAAGGGAATGCGCTGATGAAGCTGCAGTTCCATCCGGGCACGAACATGGCCCAGGCAATGGCCGAGACGATTAACTACGTCAATCGCTCGCGGGCGTTCATGCCGCCGGGAACCGTGTCGCCGTTTGTGATGCGTTTCGACACCGGCAGCGTGCCGGTGGGCTACCTGGTACTTTCCAGCGAATCGCGCACCATCTCCGAGATTCAGGACATTGCGCTATTCAAAGTGCGGCCGCTGTTTTCGGCTTTGCCCGGGGTTTCGGCCCCGCCTCCCTTCGGCGGCAGTGCGCGAACCGTGGTGCTGCGCGTCGATCCCGACCGGCTGCGAGCCTACGGTGTCTCGGCCGATGACGTCATCAATTCGCTGGTCTCGGGCAACACGATCAGCCCTTCGGGCAACTTGCACGTCGGCGATTCTTACCCCATCGTCCCGATGAACGCGATGGTCCGTGAGCCGCGCGAACTGGGGAACATTCCCATTCGGGCGGGGACGACGCCTTCGGTCTATCTGCGCGATCTGGCCACCATTGAAGACGCTGCCGACATCGCCGCGGGCTACGCTTTGGTAAATGGCCGTCGCGCCGTCTATATCCTTGCCACCAAGCGGGCAGACGCTTCGACGATGAGCGTGATCGATGAAATCAAACGCGCACTGCCGAGCATGCAAAAGGAATTGCCCGACGATATCAAGGTGTCGTTTGAATTCGATCAATCACCGTACGTGACTCGCGCCATTGAAAGCCTGCTTAGTGAAGGAGCGCTTGGCGCACTGCTCACCGGGCTGATGGTCTTGGTCTTCTTGCGCGATTGGCGCAGTGCGCTCGTTGTGGTTCTGAATATTCCGCTGGCGATTGCGGCCTCGATTGTCGGGCTCTGGCTCTGTGGCCAAACCATTAACTTAATGACGCTCGGCGGGCTGGCGCTCGCCGTGGGCATTCTGGTCGACGAAGCGACGGTGGAAATCGAGAACATTCACGCGCAACTAGAAGGAACCGATTCGGTTGCCTTGGCCGTGCGCAGGGGGAACTCGCAAACGGCCGTACCTCGCCTGCTCGCGATGCTCTGCATCCTTGCGGTGTTTGTTCCCAGTTTCTTCATGACCGGCGCCGCCCGCGAACTGTTCGTGCCACTCTCGCTGGCCGTGGGCTTTGCGATGATCGCCTCCTACATTCTCTCCAGCACCTTTGTGCCCGTGTTATGCACCTGGCTGCTCAAGCATCACGCGCCTCGTGCAGCGACTGAACCGCGAACAGCGCTCGGCAAACGGTTGAGTTCGATCGGTCGGTTATTGTCGTTCAATTTCTATCGCGATCTCTATGCTCGGTTTCTCGGCGGCGTGGTGGCGATTCGTTGGCTGGTGATACCAGTCTACTTCGTAGGGACGATTCTCTTGATCGCGTTCTTCGGCAATCGCTTGGGGGTCGAAATCTTTCCGCAGACCGATGCCGGCGAATTTCGCTTGCGCCTGCGTGCCGCCGATGGGACGCACATCGAGAAGACCGAGCAGATTTCGCTCGAAGTGCTGGAGCATATCAAGCAGAAGGTCGGGCCAGATAATGTCGCGCTCACGCTCGGCTATGTCGGCATGATTCACTCGAACTTTCCGATCAACGCCGTCTATCAATTTTCGCGCGGGCCGGAAGAAGCGATTCTGCGCGTCGCCTTGCGACCCCACAGCGGCATCAACACCGAACAATTGAAAGAAGAACTGCGGCGCGAATTGCCCGACCGCTTGCCCGGTGTCCGCTTTTCCTTCGAACCGGCCGATATCGTCAGCGAAGTGATGAGCTTTGGTTCGCCGACGCCCATCGAAATTGCCGCTCGCGGGGGTTCTGTCGCAGAAAATCGCGCCTATCTCGATAAAGTGCAAAAGGGATTGGCCACCCTCCCTGAGTTGCGCGATACGCAGTTGTATCAATCGCTCGACTATCCCACGGTCGATATCAAACTCGACCGCGAGAAGGCGGGCAAAGCAAATGCGACAGCCGGCCAGGTCGCGCGATCGGTCTTGGCAGCAACCGCTTCAAGCCGCTTCGTCGTGCCGAACTACTGGCCCGATCCCAAGTCGGGCATTGGCTACCAGGTGCAAATTGAAGTGCCGCAACCGTTGCTTACGAGCTTGGATGACTTAGGCGCAATCCCCGTCCGGCAATCGGCTTCGCCACTGTTGCTGCGCGATGTAGCCACTCTCAGCAGTGGGACGATGCCCGGGCAATACGACCGTTACAACATGAAGCGCGAGGTGAGTTTGACTGCGAATCTGGCGGGTGCCGATCTTGGGCGCGCTGCGGGCCGAATTACAAAAGTGCTCGACCAGGTGAAGCGCGAACATGAAGCGGCGATGGCGGAAGTAGCCAAGACGGGAACGAAGCCTCCCGCGATTTCGCACGAACTACGCGGACAGATTCCGCCGATGCGACAAATGATCAGCGGGCTGGGAATCGGGCTGCTTCTCGCGATTCTGGTGATCTTCCTGCTACTGACCGCCAACTTTCAATCGCTGCGGCTGGCCTTTGTGGCCGTCGCTGCCGCGCCGGCCGTGGTTGCCGGTGTGTTGGCCGCACTCTACTTCACGGGCTCGACGCTCAACATTCAATCGTTCATCGGCGCGATCATGGCCATTGGTGTGGCAATGGCGAACGCGATTCTCCTCATCACGTTTGCCGAGAAAGCACGTCGTGAAGGGGCGGATGCTCGGGCGGCTGCCATCGACGGTGGTACGCATCGTCTGCGGGCGATTCTGATGACTAGCCTGGCAATGCTCGCGGGCATGCTTCCGCTGGCCTTAGCGCTCGGCGAAGCGGGCCCGCAAACGGCTCCCCTGGGACGCGCCGTCATGGGGGGCCTGCTGGCTGCGACCGTCACCACGCTCATCGTCCTGCCTGCACTCTTCGCCATGTTGCAGTCGAGCGCCACGCGCGCAAGTGCATCGCTGGACCCTGCAGATGAACAGAGCCGGCACTTTGTCGCTGGATCGGAGAGTTTCTAATGTTTGCCAGATATCGCTGCCGCTCATTCGTTTCTGCTGTGGCCTTAGCCACCTGCGCCGGCTGTACACCACCGCCGACCTCCGGCCTCAGTCATGGCGAGCCAAGTGCAACCCTCGCAGCAACCACCACGACCAGTGGTAGTTCGGTAATGCGCGTGGCAACGATCAAGCCCGTGCGTAAGACACTTGTACGTCGCGTCGAACAGCCCGGCGAGATACATGCCTTTGAACAAACTCCTCTGTATTCGAAGGTCACCGGCTTCGTTAGCACTATTCATGTCGATATTGGCGATCGTGTGAAAACTGGCCAGTTGCTCGCTGAAATCTCCATTCCCGAGTACGAGCAGGAGTTGAAGCAGAAGCAGGCCCTCGTGGCGCAGGCCGCCGCCGAAACGACGCAAGCCCAAGCTTCGATCAAGGTTGCCAAATCGTCGCTGCAATCGGCTCAAGCGCTAGCCGCCGAAGCGGAAGCGGGGCAAGAACGACTCGAAGCAGAGTTTCAACGAGCCACTTCGGAACTCGAACGCTTCACGGCGCTATTCGCAGAAAAAGCGATCACCCAGAAAACGCTCGACGAGACACAGGCCACCCATCGCGCCGCGAACGCGGCCCGTAGTGAAGCGAAGGCCCGCATCATCTCGGCCCAGGCAGTCGTCGCCGAAAAGCAAGCTGGCGTTGAGCAGGCCCAGGCCGATGCGTTGGCCATCGCCTCGAAGGAAGACGTCGCGAAAGCCGACGAACAACGGCTCCGCGCGGTTCACGAATACACGCGGATTCTCGCCCCCTACAACAGCATCGTCACCGAGAGGAACATCGACGCGGGGCACCTGGTGCAGCCAGGCAAAAGCGCCAGTGATAAACCTCTGTTTGTGGTGGTGCAGGCCGATACCGTGCGAGTGT
Above is a window of Anatilimnocola aggregata DNA encoding:
- a CDS encoding TolC family protein, with the protein product MNLVSALAATDAQNPQVEFARWRVQEAYAQAQRANVLWLPHLRLGIAYNRHEGAIQDVAGTVFDTSRGGYQAGLGPHAVGQGSPSIPGVLMNFHAADAIFQPKIAASAAQARSWGAQQASSDEMLDSAVLYLELLRAEEEAEIAREVTAHTKRLVELTGAYARAGQGLESDFDRAQTELSLRETDLLRAQETAQVASARLATQLRLDPAEPILVQEPVPLPIRLFGPDHPTADLVAEGLSSRPELAESRWLVTEAAERLRREKYAPLLPSLLLGVSYNGISGGQGTNFTPFKDRLDADAIAYWELRNFGFGDRAARNEAGARVEQARWREVAALDRVAGEIVEAHARVRSRTQQIVIAEKGVASAVESYRRNLLRIENSQGLPIETLQAIQALGLARRDYLRTVIDFNIAQFQLLRAIGGGSPRFLGVEATAPPAGQ
- a CDS encoding efflux RND transporter permease subunit, with the protein product MNPVIFAMRRPLTVIVAIIAVLLAAGVAVRPKAVDQYLAKYNIELPLKRMPVDIFPALNLPVIYVCQPYGGMDPAQMEGLITNYYEYHFLYISGIHHVESKNVQGNALMKLQFHPGTNMAQAMAETINYVNRSRAFMPPGTVSPFVMRFDTGSVPVGYLVLSSESRTISEIQDIALFKVRPLFSALPGVSAPPPFGGSARTVVLRVDPDRLRAYGVSADDVINSLVSGNTISPSGNLHVGDSYPIVPMNAMVREPRELGNIPIRAGTTPSVYLRDLATIEDAADIAAGYALVNGRRAVYILATKRADASTMSVIDEIKRALPSMQKELPDDIKVSFEFDQSPYVTRAIESLLSEGALGALLTGLMVLVFLRDWRSALVVVLNIPLAIAASIVGLWLCGQTINLMTLGGLALAVGILVDEATVEIENIHAQLEGTDSVALAVRRGNSQTAVPRLLAMLCILAVFVPSFFMTGAARELFVPLSLAVGFAMIASYILSSTFVPVLCTWLLKHHAPRAATEPRTALGKRLSSIGRLLSFNFYRDLYARFLGGVVAIRWLVIPVYFVGTILLIAFFGNRLGVEIFPQTDAGEFRLRLRAADGTHIEKTEQISLEVLEHIKQKVGPDNVALTLGYVGMIHSNFPINAVYQFSRGPEEAILRVALRPHSGINTEQLKEELRRELPDRLPGVRFSFEPADIVSEVMSFGSPTPIEIAARGGSVAENRAYLDKVQKGLATLPELRDTQLYQSLDYPTVDIKLDREKAGKANATAGQVARSVLAATASSRFVVPNYWPDPKSGIGYQVQIEVPQPLLTSLDDLGAIPVRQSASPLLLRDVATLSSGTMPGQYDRYNMKREVSLTANLAGADLGRAAGRITKVLDQVKREHEAAMAEVAKTGTKPPAISHELRGQIPPMRQMISGLGIGLLLAILVIFLLLTANFQSLRLAFVAVAAAPAVVAGVLAALYFTGSTLNIQSFIGAIMAIGVAMANAILLITFAEKARREGADARAAAIDGGTHRLRAILMTSLAMLAGMLPLALALGEAGPQTAPLGRAVMGGLLAATVTTLIVLPALFAMLQSSATRASASLDPADEQSRHFVAGSESF
- a CDS encoding efflux RND transporter periplasmic adaptor subunit, which gives rise to MFARYRCRSFVSAVALATCAGCTPPPTSGLSHGEPSATLAATTTTSGSSVMRVATIKPVRKTLVRRVEQPGEIHAFEQTPLYSKVTGFVSTIHVDIGDRVKTGQLLAEISIPEYEQELKQKQALVAQAAAETTQAQASIKVAKSSLQSAQALAAEAEAGQERLEAEFQRATSELERFTALFAEKAITQKTLDETQATHRAANAARSEAKARIISAQAVVAEKQAGVEQAQADALAIASKEDVAKADEQRLRAVHEYTRILAPYNSIVTERNIDAGHLVQPGKSASDKPLFVVVQADTVRVFVDVPEADAGFVSKDCEASIRIPSAGNRTIAGKVTRTAWLLHPTTRTLRAEIDMPNEDGTLRPGMYVIADLKVAERPDTYALPRTAILWKDQQASCLTVNADNVIVRIPIVTGIRAGEEVEIVSGLTGDERIIAGNVAAYREGQSVEVVSIPPK